One genomic segment of Sediminispirochaeta bajacaliforniensis DSM 16054 includes these proteins:
- a CDS encoding sugar ABC transporter substrate-binding protein, giving the protein MKKVCVSLLTLAFALTSLNIFAQGGQESADSKDGGKMEIAVVLKTLSSEYWKRVVKGADEAAAKYDVELIKLGPPTEDAVEQQINMVQDALTAKPAALVFSPSQPPTAVNVLRSAKDMGIPVILVDTPMGDLAEYDTFIGTENYTAGKSGGEALIKALGKTSGAAVLIEGAPGNPTTTERADGAGDAFKAAGIEVVARQPGYSDREKAYTVMQNILQVNKNVDIVFCSNDEMALGALRALQQAGAKALVMGVDGNKDALKSILEGGLFGTVAQKPEMMGYLGVENAIKAAKGETIEKRIDSGVDIITKENAQAALDSQS; this is encoded by the coding sequence ATGAAAAAGGTATGTGTGAGTCTCTTGACTCTGGCATTCGCGCTGACTTCGTTGAATATCTTCGCCCAGGGCGGTCAGGAATCGGCTGATAGTAAAGACGGCGGCAAGATGGAAATTGCTGTGGTTCTGAAAACCTTGAGCAGTGAATATTGGAAACGTGTTGTTAAGGGAGCTGATGAAGCTGCTGCAAAGTACGATGTCGAACTGATTAAGCTTGGCCCGCCGACCGAAGATGCTGTTGAGCAGCAGATCAACATGGTCCAAGATGCCCTGACTGCAAAACCCGCAGCTCTGGTTTTCTCTCCCTCTCAGCCTCCGACGGCTGTCAATGTTCTTCGCTCTGCCAAGGATATGGGAATCCCCGTTATCCTGGTTGATACCCCCATGGGTGATCTTGCCGAGTATGATACCTTTATCGGTACCGAAAACTACACTGCAGGAAAGTCCGGTGGTGAGGCTCTTATAAAAGCTTTGGGAAAAACAAGTGGTGCTGCAGTCCTTATCGAAGGCGCTCCCGGTAATCCCACGACAACCGAGCGAGCCGATGGTGCCGGTGATGCTTTCAAGGCTGCCGGAATCGAAGTAGTTGCTCGTCAGCCCGGATACAGCGACCGAGAAAAAGCTTATACCGTTATGCAGAATATCTTGCAGGTCAACAAGAATGTTGACATCGTCTTTTGCTCAAACGATGAGATGGCCCTTGGTGCTCTTCGTGCACTTCAGCAGGCAGGCGCAAAGGCTCTGGTTATGGGTGTGGACGGCAACAAGGACGCTCTGAAATCAATCCTTGAAGGTGGCCTTTTCGGGACTGTCGCTCAGAAGCCTGAAATGATGGGATACCTCGGAGTAGAGAATGCCATAAAGGCAGCAAAGGGCGAAACGATTGAAAAGCGCATCGATAGTGGTGTCGACATCATCACCAAAGAAAATGCACAGGCTGCTCTTGATAGTCAGTCCTAA
- a CDS encoding ABC transporter permease has product MSTNTTNEGASKEKQTVTQSEGGANGNQPKKKKRRGSLGIILSLIVLCVIISVLSPRFLTLANLKNVMSQATVSAVISVGEFLAILTAGIDLSIGSILALSIMMMGIFAVNLGINPIVAMLLCLAVGSLFGLVNGLLLTKLKLPHPFISTMGTKMIARGLALAVTAAAPISGFALSIQYLGSRSVGPIPSSALLVVIVYAVMYIFMTYTAVGRHIYAVGGNVEASRLSGINVDKVLCIVYTLSGFMSALAGILLVGRVNAAYPLAGTDYETDAIAAVIIGGASFAGGVGKILNTIIGVMIIAVLRNGLNLLNVDSAYQTVAIGVVIILAVYLDVLRQAAAKRA; this is encoded by the coding sequence ATGAGTACGAACACAACAAACGAAGGTGCGTCCAAGGAGAAGCAGACAGTGACGCAATCCGAAGGCGGAGCAAACGGAAATCAGCCGAAAAAGAAGAAGCGAAGGGGAAGTCTGGGCATTATTCTGAGTCTGATCGTCCTTTGTGTGATCATTTCGGTTCTTTCTCCAAGATTTCTGACTCTTGCCAACTTGAAAAATGTCATGTCGCAGGCAACAGTCAGTGCCGTTATTTCCGTTGGTGAATTCCTGGCTATTCTGACAGCCGGTATTGATCTTTCGATAGGATCGATCCTTGCCCTTTCCATCATGATGATGGGAATATTTGCCGTCAATCTGGGGATTAACCCCATTGTGGCTATGCTACTTTGTCTTGCAGTTGGAAGTTTATTCGGCTTGGTAAATGGTCTTCTTCTTACAAAGTTGAAGCTTCCTCATCCCTTTATTTCAACCATGGGTACCAAGATGATCGCCCGAGGCCTTGCCTTGGCCGTTACGGCGGCCGCGCCGATCAGTGGATTTGCTCTTTCCATTCAGTATCTGGGAAGCAGATCCGTCGGGCCGATTCCCTCAAGTGCCCTTTTGGTTGTTATTGTGTATGCGGTTATGTACATTTTCATGACATATACGGCTGTAGGGCGTCATATCTACGCGGTCGGTGGAAATGTTGAAGCCAGCCGCTTAAGTGGCATCAATGTCGACAAGGTACTGTGCATTGTCTATACCCTCAGCGGTTTTATGTCGGCACTTGCCGGTATCCTTCTTGTAGGGCGTGTGAATGCTGCCTATCCCCTTGCCGGTACCGATTACGAGACCGACGCCATTGCGGCCGTTATTATCGGCGGTGCCAGTTTCGCCGGTGGTGTTGGAAAGATTCTGAATACGATTATCGGGGTTATGATCATTGCTGTTCTGCGCAATGGTTTGAATTTGCTCAATGTCGATTCGGCATACCAGACGGTTGCCATTGGTGTTGTCATTATCTTGGCTGTTTACCTCGATGTTTTGCGGCAGGCAGCTGCAAAGCGTGCATGA